CGAGACCGAGCAGCGGGGTCGCGACCAGCACCGGGCCGGTCTGCGCGAGCTGGGTCAGGCTCGAGAACCGGGCGAGCATCTCCGGCGGGGTGCGCGCGACGTAGGCCGGGAAGAGGTAGGTGGTCAGCGTGGTGGCGCCGACGCCGACGAGGCCGATCGCGAACACTCCCGCCCAGATCTCCGTACGCACCCCCAGCAGCACCACGCCGGCGACGGCGACCAGGGGGCCGGCGACCGCGACCCGCCCGGACGGTGCGCCGCGCCGGGCGACGACGAGCGTCATCACCAGTCCCCCGGCCACCCAGGCGCCGGAGACGAGGCCGGTCTCCGCCGCGCTCCAGCCGCGTTCGCGGCCGGCGAGCGGCAGCGCGAGCATGACCAGCGGCAGCACCGACGCGGCGAGACCGGTGATGGCCACGAGCACCGGCACGACCCCCGGGGTGCGGCGCGCGGCCCGCGCGCCGTCGACCAGGCTGCGCCAGACCGAGACGTGGCCGGGCTCGGGAGCCGGCTCGTGCGGTGGTCGCACCAGGAGGAGCGCGGCGAGCACGAGGACGTAGGTCGCCGCGTCGAGCCCCGCGGTCAGCGGCAACCCACCCTGGCCGAGCAGGAATCCGCCGGCCGCGGGGCCGGCGGTGCGCGCGATCTGGTGGGCCGAGCCGACCAGCGCCATCCGTCGGTCGAGGTCGTCCACGCCGAACAGCCGCGGGAAGACGCCCTCGGCCGGTCTGCGCAACGCCTGGATGGTGCCCGAGAGGGCGCCGACCACGATCAGCATCCACAGGCCGGCGCCACCGATCGCGCCGACCGCGAACGCGGCCATGACCAGCACCATCGCGGCATCGCAGGCCGCCATGGTGCGACGGATCCCGATCCGGTCGGCGAGCACTCCCCCGGCGAGCACGAGCACCGCGAGCGGGATGCTCTCGACGGTCAGCACCAGGCTGGCCGCGTCGGCCCCGAAGCCGGCCGCCGCCCAGCCGAGCGCGAAGAAGGTCACCGAGTCACCGAAGACCGATGCGGTCGACGCTGCCAGCCAGGGGCGGAACCCCTGGCCTTCGATCAGGCTCATCCTCAGCTCGCCGGGTCGTGGCGAACCGGCATGACCAGCGCGGTGAACCCGGGCTGGTAGGGCGAGGTGACCACGACCGGTCGGTCGGGCGCGGTCACCGCCAGCTGCACCTCGCCGCCCAGGCACGTCGCCAGCGCGCGACCGAACAGAGCGGTGCCGAGGCGCAGCCGCATCGGCGGGCCGGTCACCACGCCGCGTACGTCGCTCTGCTCGGCGGTGTGCGGTGAGCGCAGCCGCGTCTGGTCACCGAGGAAGAGATCGACCTCGGCGTAGCCGGCCGCGTCGAGGCCGGCGATCAGGTCGGCCCTCGCCAGGACCGCGTGGGTGACGGTCGGCTCGAGACCCGCCAGCACCAGCCGGTGGGCCGGGTAGGTTGTGTCGCGGCCGAGGTCCTGGCCGGCGAGTGTCAGGGTGCCGTCGGCGATCCGCAGCTCGGCGGTGGTGATCGCGTCGAGCCGGTCGGCCAGCGCGGCCGCGTCGGGCAACGACAGCACAGCCCGGCCGCCGTCGCCCTCGGCGGCTGCCGCCAGGGTCCGCACCGCCATCCAGTAGCGGTTGGTCGCCACCACGTCCACCCCGGCAGCATCGCCGCCGACGTCGATGAGCACAGAGGCGAGCTCGGAGGCCGGGTCGGACTCGGCCGCGTGCCGCACCTGCCGGATCGCCGCGGCCAGCACGGGACCGGCCAGCTCGACGAGCGCCGGCCGGGCGGCCGGGCCGGCGTCGACGGCGGCCAGCACCCCGCGTACGGCCTCCTCGGCCCGCGCCGAGCGGGCGCTCTGGACCTCGAGGAAGCCTGCCAACGCATCGCGGGCCTCCCCGGCGGGCGAGTCGAGCACGACCCGCATCGTCTCGATCGGCACCCCGGCCTCGCGCATGCCCACGATCAGTCGGGCCCGCTCGGCCAGCTCAGGGGTGTAATACCGATATCCGGTGCCGGAATCGACCTCCGCCGGCACCAGCAACCCGCACTCGTCGTAGTGACGCAGTGCGCTCGCGGTCAGGCCCACGGCCCGCGCGAACGCCCCGATCGTCAACAGTGGCTCGTCCATGCCCGCAACCATCGTCCTTC
The sequence above is drawn from the Nocardioides albertanoniae genome and encodes:
- a CDS encoding MFS transporter, yielding MSLIEGQGFRPWLAASTASVFGDSVTFFALGWAAAGFGADAASLVLTVESIPLAVLVLAGGVLADRIGIRRTMAACDAAMVLVMAAFAVGAIGGAGLWMLIVVGALSGTIQALRRPAEGVFPRLFGVDDLDRRMALVGSAHQIARTAGPAAGGFLLGQGGLPLTAGLDAATYVLVLAALLLVRPPHEPAPEPGHVSVWRSLVDGARAARRTPGVVPVLVAITGLAASVLPLVMLALPLAGRERGWSAAETGLVSGAWVAGGLVMTLVVARRGAPSGRVAVAGPLVAVAGVVLLGVRTEIWAGVFAIGLVGVGATTLTTYLFPAYVARTPPEMLARFSSLTQLAQTGPVLVATPLLGLAAGVDVRLALVIVGALLLVTVPPAVRVVRLPEPIPRGV
- a CDS encoding MerR family transcriptional regulator, producing MDEPLLTIGAFARAVGLTASALRHYDECGLLVPAEVDSGTGYRYYTPELAERARLIVGMREAGVPIETMRVVLDSPAGEARDALAGFLEVQSARSARAEEAVRGVLAAVDAGPAARPALVELAGPVLAAAIRQVRHAAESDPASELASVLIDVGGDAAGVDVVATNRYWMAVRTLAAAAEGDGGRAVLSLPDAAALADRLDAITTAELRIADGTLTLAGQDLGRDTTYPAHRLVLAGLEPTVTHAVLARADLIAGLDAAGYAEVDLFLGDQTRLRSPHTAEQSDVRGVVTGPPMRLRLGTALFGRALATCLGGEVQLAVTAPDRPVVVTSPYQPGFTALVMPVRHDPAS